From a single Phragmites australis chromosome 7, lpPhrAust1.1, whole genome shotgun sequence genomic region:
- the LOC133924321 gene encoding probable carboxylesterase 13, producing the protein MSDATATAERGGDNEVAHDFSPLLVVYRSGRLERPLILPLVTTGCDDATGVVSKDVPVSPSSFVRLYLPAGEKLVKLPVVVYFHGGGFVIGSAATCVYHRCLNDLATACPAVAVSVDYRLAPEHLLPAAYEDSLAALKWVLSASDPWLAAHGDLARVFLAGDSAGGNICHHLAMHPDMRDAGLRGIVLIHPWFWGKEPISGEQEHRRSAGRAEGRQGKKGLWEFVCPDAADGVDDPRMNPMATGAPELENLACEKVMVCVAEGDHLRWRGKAYAEAAARAKKGPEPAVELFESEGVGHVFYLLDPTMEKAKELLGRIAAFVDAE; encoded by the coding sequence ATGTCGGACGCCACGGCCACTGCGGAAAGAGGCGGCGACAACGAGGTCGCTCACGACTTCTCCCCGCTCCTCGTGGTCTACAGGAGCGGCCGCCTCGAGAGGCCCCTCATCTTACCGCTCGTCACGACCGGCTGCGACGACGCCACGGGCGTCGTGTCCAAGGACGTGCccgtctccccctcctccttCGTGCGACTGTACCTCCCGGCCGGCGAGAAGTTGGTCAAGCTCCCCGTGGTCGTCTACTTCCACGGCGGCGGCTTCGTGATCGGGTCGGCGGCCACATGTGTGTACCATCGCTGCCTCAACGACCTCGCCACCGCCTGCCCGGCCGTCGCCGTCTCCGTCGACTACCGCCTCGCTCCGGAGCACCTGCTCCCTGCCGCGTACGAGGACTCCCTCGCGGCTCTCAAGTGGGTGCTCTCGGCCTCCGACCCGTGGCTTGCCGCGCACGGCGATCTCGCCCGCGTGTTCCTCGCCGGCGACAGCGCCGGAGGCAACATCTGCCACCACCTCGCCATGCACCCGGACATGCGGGACGCGGGCCTCAGGGGCATCGTGCTCATCCACCCGTGGTTCTGGGGTAAGGAGCCCATTAGCGGGGAGCAGGAGCACCGGAGATCCGCGGGGCGCGCGGAGGGCCGGCAGGGAAAGAAGGGCCTCTGGGAGTTCGTGTGCCCTGACGCGGCGGACGGCGTGGACGACCCCAGGATGAACCCGATGGCGACCGGGGCGCCGGAGCTGGAGAACCTGGCGTGCGAAAAGGTAATGGTGTGCGTGGCCGAGGGGGACCACCTGCGGTGGCGCGGGAAGGCGTACGCGgaagcggcggcgcgggcgaaGAAGGGGCCCGAGCCAGCGGTGGAGCTGTTCGAGTCGGAGGGGGTCGGGCACGTCTTCTACCTGCTGGATCCCACAATGGAGAAGGCCAAGGAGCTGCTCGGCAGGATCGCGGCGTTCGTTGATGCCGAGTGA
- the LOC133924322 gene encoding polyadenylate-binding protein RBP47-like yields the protein MQMAATPTDSQASVPPHHPHAHPHPPPQHAHPHHHMPQPRWVVIPYPPPPPMVAAPPPQFAKHFSAGPPPPAPASAGRRTPTPPVAGSGGNGCEENKTIWVGDLHYWMDENYLHSCFGPSGEVVTIKVIRNRQTGQSEGYGFVEFYSHSSAEKALQNFTGHVMPNTDRAFKLNWASYSMGEKRSEVASDHSIFVGDLAADVTDEMLMGLFATKYRSVKGAKVIIDANTGRSRGYGFVRFGDDNDKSHAMTEMNGVYCSTRPIRIGPATPRRSGDSGSSTPGRSDGDSYNRTVYVGGLDPNVSEDELRKAFAKYGDVASVKIPLGKQCGFVQFVSRTDAEEALQGLNGSVIGKQAVRLSWGRSPSHKQSRADSSNRRNMYYGTPFYGGYGYASPVPHPNMYATAYGAYPFYGNQQLVS from the exons atgcAGATGGCAGCGACCCCCACCGATTCCCAGGCGTCCGTGCCGCCTCACCACCCACACGCTCACCCCCACCCACCTCCGCAGCACGCGCACCCGCACCACCACATGCCGCAGCCGCGGTGGGTCGTCATCCcctacccgccgccgccgcccatggtGGCCGCGCCACCGCCGCAGTTCGCCAAGCACTTCTCcgccgggccgccgccgccggcgcccgcCTCGGCCGGGCGCCGCACGCCGACCCCGCCCGTGGCCGGATCCGGCGGGAACGGGTGCGAGGAGAATAAGACGATTTGGGTCGGCGACCTCCACTACTGGATGGACGAGAACTACCTCCACAGCTGCTTCGGACCCAGTGGCGAG GTGGTGACAATAAAAGTTATCCGCAATAGGCAAACTGGACAGTCAGAGGGGTATGGTTTTGTAGAGTTCTATTCTCATTCATCAGCAGAAAAAGCTCTTCAGAATTTTACTGGTCATGTGATGCCTAACACTGATCGAGCTTTTAAGTTAAACTGGGCATCTTATAGCATGGGTGAAAAGCGATCTGAAGTGGCTTCTGACCACTCGATATTTGTTGGTGATCTAGCTGCTGATGTTACTGATGAAATGTTGATGGGGCTTTTCGCTACCAAGTACCGATCGGTGAAAGGAGCTAAAGTTATTATTGATGCAAACACAGGCCGTTCTAGGGGCTATGGATTTGTTAGATTTGGAGATGATAACGACAAATCTCATGCAATGACTGAAATGAATGGTGTATATTGCTCTACGAGGCCAATTCGTATAGGACCTGCTACTCCCAGAAGATCAG GCGATTCTGGCTCCTCAACACCTGGTCGTTCAGATGGTGATTCCTATAACAGAACG GTGTATGTTGGCGGGCTCGACCCAAATGTCAGTGAGGATGAACTTAGGAAAGCCTTTGCCAAATATGGTGATGTTGCGTCTGTAAAAATTCCTCTAGGAAAGCAGTGTGGCTTTGTTCAATTTGTTAGCAG AACTGATGCGGAAGAAGCACTACAAGGACTGAATGGATCAGTCATTGGAAAGCAGGCAGTTCGCCTTTCATGGGGCCGCAGCCCATCACATAAGCAG TCTAGGGCCGACTCCAGCAACCGAAGGAACATGTACTACGGCACACCATTCTACGGTGGATACGGCTACGCCTCCCCTGTGCCGCACCCTAACATGTACGCCACCGCCTATGGCGCCTATCCTTTCTACGGCAACCAGCAGCTGGTGAGCTAA
- the LOC133923522 gene encoding uncharacterized protein LOC133923522, translating into MASPPPHEDAGAVCCMCGDRGLPHELFRCRSCRVRLQHRYCSDLYPRATAYRRCNWCLREPAEGRGAGNAAANNKPVEKRKTAVPWEVMTPASSVNEGCSKRGAAELGLGQPVKKNPKAEEGARKGSDDGSDANNSKEPMRAGKTRVRVKVRRYKLLAEVISC; encoded by the exons ATGGCGTCGCCACCTCCCCACGAGGACGCCGGCGCGGTCTGCTGCATGTGCGGCGACCGCGGCCTGCCGCACGAGCTGTTCCGCTGCAGGTCCTGCCGCGTCCGCCTCCAGCACAG ATACTGCAGCGATCTCTACCCGAGGGCGACGGCGTACAGGAGGTGCAACTGGTGCCTGAGGGAGCCGGCCGAAGGCCGAGGAGCAGGCAACGCGGCGGCTAACAACAAACCGGTGGAGAAACGGAAGACGGCGGTGCCGTGGGAGGTGATGACGCCGGCCAGCTCCGTCAACGAGGGGTGCTCGAAGAGGGGGGCTGCGGAGCTCGGCCTCGGCCAGCCAGTGAAGAAGAATCCCAAGGCCGAGGAGGGCGCGAGGAAGGGGAGTGATGATGGATCAGATGCCAACAACAGCAAGGAGCCGATGCGGGCGGGGAAGACGCGGGTGAGGGTCAAGGTGCGACGGTACAAGCTCCTGGCAGAGGTCATTAGCTGCTAG